Proteins co-encoded in one Sporosarcina sp. FSL K6-1522 genomic window:
- a CDS encoding TatD family hydrolase — translation MYIDTHVHLNADQYEADVAEVIERALEAGVEKMVVVGFDRKTINKAMELTEQYPFIYAVVGWHPVDAIDCTEEDLNWIESLAAHPKVVGIGETGLDYYWDKSPKDVQQQLFRKQIRLAQKVGLPIIIHNRDATADVVRILQEEQAEKTGGIMHCFGGSVETAKECIRMDFSISLGGPVTFKNAKTPKEVATEISLDHLLIETDAPYLAPHPYRGKRNEPALVTLVAEEIARLKGLSVEEVAARTSENALKRFNIHE, via the coding sequence ATGTATATAGATACACATGTCCACTTAAATGCAGATCAATACGAAGCAGATGTAGCAGAAGTAATCGAACGTGCTTTGGAAGCTGGGGTCGAAAAGATGGTCGTCGTGGGATTTGATCGTAAGACCATTAATAAGGCGATGGAGCTAACGGAGCAATATCCATTTATCTATGCTGTCGTCGGTTGGCATCCCGTTGATGCCATTGATTGTACAGAAGAAGATTTGAACTGGATTGAATCGCTCGCCGCACATCCAAAAGTTGTAGGCATAGGCGAAACGGGTTTGGATTATTATTGGGATAAATCACCGAAAGATGTCCAGCAACAGCTGTTTAGAAAACAAATTCGCTTGGCACAAAAAGTAGGACTCCCTATTATTATCCATAATCGAGATGCAACCGCAGATGTCGTTCGGATTTTACAGGAAGAACAAGCTGAAAAAACAGGGGGGATTATGCACTGCTTCGGAGGAAGTGTTGAAACAGCAAAAGAGTGTATTCGAATGGATTTTTCAATTTCACTCGGAGGACCTGTGACGTTTAAAAATGCAAAAACACCAAAAGAAGTTGCGACTGAAATTTCTCTTGATCATTTGCTAATTGAAACGGATGCACCCTACCTTGCACCACACCCGTATCGAGGCAAAAGAAATGAGCCAGCGTTAGTGACACTTGTAGCTGAAGAAATAGCGCGATTGAAGGGTTTATCTGTAGAAGAAGTTGCGGCAAGGACGAGCGAAAACGCATTAAAACGATTCAATATTCATGAATGA
- a CDS encoding ubiquitin-like domain-containing protein translates to MSKSTMENLFFKSLRSKQIAVTVLALTLFVTIMSLVLYEGTKKSVALNVNGEELNIKTHAHTVGNLLAEQEIEVAEHDLVTPSVNTPIEDGLSVRWEQSKQVAITVDQENTSIWTTERTVSDVLAQAGIEVTEHDEVVPGLQQQLGEDNSIAVQKAFELTLDDGGNETKVWSTSTTVADFLKRENILLDDDDRLEGQMADVVMPNSVIKVVRVEKVTDVVEEPANFTVETRNDPALLKGREKVVQEGKKGTVSRKFEIVKENGTEVSRTLLEEKTITEPQKKIVSVGSKVVVASNNSTNVSVSRDNSSAPAGGKEFYVTATAYTAYCNGCSGITAAGIDIRSNPNIKVIAVDPKVIPLGSKVWVEGYGYAIAGDTGGAIKGMKIDLLYPTKEAAYKFGRRQVKIKVIN, encoded by the coding sequence ATGTCAAAAAGCACCATGGAAAACCTGTTCTTTAAGTCATTGAGGAGTAAACAAATAGCTGTTACCGTCTTAGCACTTACACTATTTGTTACTATTATGTCGCTTGTCCTATACGAAGGGACGAAGAAATCGGTCGCATTAAACGTGAACGGTGAAGAATTAAACATCAAGACACATGCACATACAGTTGGTAATCTTCTTGCAGAACAAGAGATTGAAGTTGCCGAGCACGATCTCGTTACACCCTCAGTGAATACACCTATCGAAGACGGACTATCGGTCAGGTGGGAACAGTCAAAACAAGTTGCAATAACCGTTGATCAGGAAAATACGTCCATTTGGACAACGGAAAGAACAGTAAGCGATGTGTTGGCTCAAGCTGGCATTGAAGTTACTGAGCATGACGAAGTAGTTCCTGGGTTACAACAACAACTTGGAGAAGACAATAGCATTGCCGTTCAAAAGGCGTTTGAATTGACGTTGGATGACGGAGGAAATGAAACGAAAGTTTGGTCAACTTCGACTACGGTCGCTGACTTTTTAAAGAGAGAGAACATTCTATTGGATGATGACGATAGATTGGAAGGGCAAATGGCAGATGTCGTTATGCCAAATTCAGTCATAAAGGTCGTACGAGTGGAAAAGGTCACCGATGTAGTGGAAGAACCGGCGAACTTTACTGTTGAAACACGCAACGATCCCGCTTTACTGAAAGGACGCGAAAAAGTCGTTCAAGAAGGAAAGAAAGGAACGGTTTCACGAAAGTTCGAAATCGTAAAAGAAAATGGCACGGAAGTTTCACGTACGCTGTTAGAAGAGAAAACGATCACAGAACCGCAAAAGAAGATTGTTTCAGTCGGTTCTAAAGTTGTCGTTGCGAGCAACAATTCTACTAACGTAAGTGTTTCACGTGATAATTCGTCTGCACCTGCAGGCGGTAAAGAATTTTACGTAACAGCTACGGCTTATACGGCTTATTGTAATGGTTGTTCAGGCATCACTGCCGCGGGTATTGATATCCGTTCAAATCCCAACATTAAAGTCATTGCGGTTGATCCCAAAGTGATTCCGCTCGGCTCGAAAGTATGGGTTGAAGGTTATGGTTATGCAATTGCAGGAGATACAGGTGGCGCAATCAAAGGGATGAAGATCGATTTGCTTTACCCTACAAAAGAAGCAGCTTATAAGTTTGGTAGACGTCAAGTAAAAATTAAAGTGATTAATTAA
- the rnmV gene encoding ribonuclease M5 translates to MNIKEIIVVEGKSDTIAVRRATGADTIETNGSAIDDKTLERIQHAQETRGVIVFTDPDYPGRRIRAIIEERIPEVKHAFLKKSQTIAKNGQGLGIEHAKDEDIREALQSVYTVDTLSVVEIPLADLMMARLIGHPDAKRRRERLSELLQIGQVNGKGLKKRLEMFRISHQQLGDVLKVLDEEEN, encoded by the coding sequence GTGAATATAAAAGAAATTATTGTTGTTGAAGGAAAATCGGATACGATTGCCGTACGACGAGCAACAGGTGCTGATACGATTGAAACGAACGGCTCTGCAATCGATGATAAGACACTTGAGCGTATACAGCATGCGCAGGAGACGCGAGGCGTGATTGTTTTCACAGACCCTGATTATCCAGGTAGAAGAATTCGGGCTATTATCGAGGAGCGTATCCCTGAGGTGAAGCATGCTTTTCTCAAGAAGTCGCAAACGATTGCTAAAAATGGTCAAGGACTTGGCATCGAGCATGCCAAGGATGAGGATATACGGGAGGCGCTGCAGTCTGTGTATACGGTCGATACACTGTCTGTCGTAGAGATTCCTTTAGCGGACTTGATGATGGCGAGGTTAATTGGGCATCCTGATGCCAAGAGACGGCGTGAGCGTCTAAGCGAGTTGTTACAAATTGGTCAAGTGAATGGCAAAGGGCTAAAGAAGCGGCTTGAAATGTTTCGCATTAGCCATCAACAATTAGGAGACGTATTGAAAGTTCTCGACGAGGAGGAAAATTAA
- the rsmA gene encoding 16S rRNA (adenine(1518)-N(6)/adenine(1519)-N(6))-dimethyltransferase RsmA — protein MNKDIATPVRTKEILDKHGFSFKKSLGQNFLIDPNILRNIVSHAGLSEKTGVIEIGPGIGALTEHIARSAGKVVAFEIDGRLLPVLEDTLSPYDNVTIIHQDILEADLAQVMVDYFADYDDVVVVANLPYYVTTPIIMKFLLGKVPVSGMVIMMQKEVADRITASPGTKAYGSLSIAIQYYMDAEVAMIVPKTVFMPQPNVESAVLRLTRKETAPAEVIDEDFLFEVSRGSFIQRRKTIFNNLQSSLPNGKAKKDQILHAFEKIGMDPGRRGETLTIEEFANLSNALYGEFFTARKKG, from the coding sequence ATGAATAAAGATATCGCGACTCCGGTCAGGACGAAAGAGATTCTCGATAAACACGGTTTTTCATTCAAAAAAAGCTTGGGGCAAAACTTTTTGATTGACCCTAATATTTTACGTAATATTGTTTCACATGCGGGATTATCGGAGAAGACGGGTGTCATTGAAATCGGACCAGGTATTGGTGCATTGACGGAGCACATTGCTCGAAGTGCCGGGAAGGTCGTTGCCTTTGAAATTGATGGTCGCCTGCTACCTGTGCTGGAAGACACGCTATCGCCTTACGACAACGTCACAATCATTCACCAAGATATATTAGAGGCGGATCTAGCGCAAGTGATGGTGGATTATTTTGCAGATTACGATGATGTAGTTGTCGTTGCGAACTTGCCGTATTACGTGACGACACCCATTATCATGAAATTTTTACTCGGCAAGGTGCCCGTGTCTGGCATGGTGATTATGATGCAAAAAGAAGTTGCAGACCGTATTACAGCTTCGCCAGGAACGAAGGCGTACGGTTCGTTGTCTATTGCCATTCAATATTATATGGATGCAGAAGTTGCGATGATTGTGCCAAAAACGGTATTCATGCCCCAACCAAATGTTGAATCAGCTGTGCTGCGTCTGACAAGAAAAGAAACGGCTCCCGCTGAAGTCATCGACGAAGACTTCTTATTCGAGGTGTCTAGAGGATCATTTATTCAACGCAGAAAGACCATTTTTAATAATTTGCAATCTTCGTTGCCAAATGGAAAGGCAAAAAAAGATCAAATTTTACATGCCTTTGAAAAAATCGGTATGGATCCAGGTAGACGTGGAGAAACATTGACAATTGAAGAGTTTGCCAACTTGTCAAATGCGTTATACGGAGAATTTTTTACCGCAAGAAAAAAGGGATAA
- a CDS encoding Veg family protein → MPKTLADIKKSLDSHLGKRLHVRANGGRKKTIERAGVLRETYRAVFVVELDQDENAFERVSYSYADILTEAVEITILDGADSTALIFK, encoded by the coding sequence ATGCCAAAAACATTAGCGGACATTAAGAAGTCATTGGATTCTCATCTGGGGAAACGTTTGCATGTAAGAGCAAACGGTGGCCGGAAGAAGACAATTGAAAGAGCTGGCGTACTGCGTGAAACATATCGGGCAGTATTCGTAGTTGAACTTGATCAGGACGAAAATGCATTTGAACGGGTATCTTACAGCTACGCAGATATTTTGACTGAAGCAGTTGAAATAACGATTCTGGATGGTGCGGATTCTACTGCGTTAATCTTTAAATAA
- a CDS encoding small, acid-soluble spore protein, alpha/beta type — MAKKHGIMSERLKEEIAKELGFYDVVEREGWGGIKSRDAGNMVKRAIEMAERGVAQGKNPL; from the coding sequence ATGGCAAAAAAACATGGAATCATGTCTGAGCGCTTGAAAGAAGAAATTGCGAAAGAGCTTGGGTTTTATGATGTTGTGGAGCGAGAAGGTTGGGGTGGCATTAAGTCGCGAGACGCTGGTAATATGGTGAAACGTGCAATTGAAATGGCCGAACGAGGAGTAGCGCAAGGAAAAAATCCGCTATGA
- the ispE gene encoding 4-(cytidine 5'-diphospho)-2-C-methyl-D-erythritol kinase: protein MLYEKAPAKINLTLDVLHKRPDGFHEVEMIMTTVDLADRVWLRPMNDGKITIKASERFVPNDRKNLAYQAAELLQKRYGITEGVEITLEKSIPVAAGLAGGSSDAAATLRGLNRLWNLQIGADELAAFGAKIGSDVSFCVHGGTALATGRGEKIKHLPVPPNCWVILAKPAISVSTGDIYGNLDLSAVTHPNTAEMVKALEAGDYEAMCKSVGNVLEPVTMDLHPQVVVLKEQMQKFGADAVLMSGSGPTVFGLVKHESRVPRIYNGLKGFCPEVYAVRMIGERNFLD from the coding sequence ATGTTATACGAGAAGGCGCCAGCAAAAATTAATTTGACACTGGATGTATTACATAAGCGGCCAGATGGCTTTCATGAAGTAGAAATGATTATGACAACGGTCGATCTGGCGGACAGGGTTTGGCTCCGTCCTATGAATGATGGAAAAATTACGATCAAAGCCTCTGAACGATTTGTGCCGAATGATCGAAAAAATTTAGCGTATCAGGCGGCTGAGCTTTTGCAAAAGCGGTATGGTATTACGGAAGGTGTGGAAATCACGCTTGAAAAAAGTATCCCTGTTGCAGCAGGGCTTGCAGGTGGTAGCTCGGATGCAGCGGCTACATTGCGCGGGTTGAACAGGCTATGGAATTTACAAATAGGGGCGGACGAGCTTGCTGCATTCGGAGCAAAAATCGGTTCGGATGTTTCTTTTTGTGTCCATGGCGGTACCGCACTTGCGACAGGACGCGGGGAGAAAATTAAACATTTACCAGTACCTCCGAATTGTTGGGTGATTCTGGCGAAGCCTGCGATATCGGTGTCAACGGGTGATATTTATGGCAATCTGGATCTATCTGCTGTGACACATCCGAATACAGCCGAAATGGTTAAGGCACTAGAAGCGGGTGACTATGAGGCGATGTGTAAGTCTGTTGGCAATGTATTAGAGCCTGTGACGATGGATTTGCATCCACAAGTTGTTGTACTGAAGGAACAGATGCAAAAATTTGGAGCCGATGCTGTGTTAATGAGCGGAAGCGGCCCTACGGTTTTTGGTTTGGTGAAGCATGAATCGAGAGTACCGCGGATTTATAATGGATTGAAGGGGTTTTGCCCAGAGGTCTATGCGGTTCGAATGATTGGTGAACGTAATTTTCTTGATTAA
- the purR gene encoding pur operon repressor, with translation MKWKRSERLVDMTRHLLENPHELIPLTFFAERYKAAKSSISEDLTIVKETFEENGTGKLVTVSGAAGGVKFIPKTTESDVRDVMALLMRELGHSDRLLPGGYLFMTDLLGNPRFMDRVGKVFASAFAETEIDVIMTVATKGIPIAHAIARHLNVPVVVVRRDSKVTEGSTVSINYVSGSTRRIQTMVLSKRSMQSGQKVLITDDFMKAGGTMAGMKNLLEEFGCELAGVAVLVEAVHPEEVLVDHYLSLVKLHAVDEKDRTIELEEGNYFAEGGK, from the coding sequence ATGAAGTGGAAAAGGAGCGAGCGGCTTGTCGATATGACCCGCCATCTGTTGGAAAATCCACATGAACTTATACCACTGACCTTCTTTGCCGAACGGTACAAAGCGGCGAAATCCTCCATTAGCGAGGATTTGACGATTGTAAAAGAAACGTTTGAAGAGAATGGGACAGGGAAGTTAGTAACGGTGTCGGGAGCAGCTGGAGGCGTGAAATTCATTCCAAAAACGACGGAATCGGATGTACGTGATGTGATGGCTCTTCTTATGAGAGAGCTAGGACATTCAGATCGGCTATTGCCAGGTGGCTATTTGTTCATGACAGATCTGCTTGGAAATCCACGCTTCATGGACCGTGTTGGTAAAGTATTTGCTTCTGCATTTGCAGAAACGGAGATTGATGTCATTATGACAGTGGCGACGAAAGGGATTCCAATTGCACATGCGATTGCCCGTCACCTCAATGTTCCGGTCGTTGTTGTGCGCCGTGATAGTAAGGTAACAGAAGGCTCAACAGTTAGCATTAATTATGTATCTGGTTCGACACGACGCATTCAAACAATGGTATTATCGAAGAGAAGCATGCAGAGTGGACAGAAAGTGCTCATTACCGATGACTTCATGAAAGCGGGCGGCACGATGGCAGGGATGAAAAACTTGCTGGAAGAGTTCGGTTGCGAGCTTGCAGGGGTTGCGGTATTAGTAGAGGCTGTCCATCCAGAAGAAGTGCTTGTCGATCATTATCTGTCTCTTGTGAAGTTGCATGCGGTAGATGAAAAGGATCGAACGATTGAGTTGGAAGAAGGAAATTATTTCGCGGAAGGTGGAAAATGA
- a CDS encoding RidA family protein, whose translation MNYVATENAPKAIGPYAQAVSVNGLIYTSGQIPLTPEGLLVEGTIEEQTHQVFANLKAVLAEAGSSLDQVVKATVFIKDMNEFVALNDVYAQHFGTHTPARSTVEVARLPKDVKVEIEVIALANK comes from the coding sequence ATGAACTACGTAGCGACAGAAAATGCACCAAAGGCAATTGGACCTTATGCACAAGCAGTGAGCGTGAACGGACTTATCTATACATCAGGCCAAATTCCCTTAACACCAGAAGGTCTTCTTGTCGAAGGAACAATCGAAGAACAGACACACCAAGTGTTTGCCAATTTGAAAGCAGTTCTTGCAGAAGCGGGCTCTTCGTTGGATCAAGTTGTGAAAGCAACCGTTTTCATTAAAGATATGAATGAGTTTGTGGCGTTAAACGATGTCTACGCACAGCATTTTGGCACGCATACACCAGCACGTTCAACGGTGGAAGTGGCTAGATTGCCGAAAGATGTAAAAGTTGAAATTGAAGTCATTGCGTTAGCGAATAAATGA